Proteins co-encoded in one Alphaproteobacteria bacterium genomic window:
- a CDS encoding type II and III secretion system protein family protein, protein MVRSRLARVLSACLIVLGLNMLSHEAFAASKPGTFYVPINRSELLTTSVDMGEVIITDPEVADVYVHGKNKVSVIGKQIGQTTLRVFDGKSRLIRSVDVYVVYDLPAIRKALREFLPYERIGVEMVNTRIALTGEVSSAETAATAVEIAEQFVAGKLTKDEAKSRPVRDGDAERSPILNLMKITAGQQVMLRIRIGEIQRTALKNLGVNLQAVKSGSLSFNIGTGGGRLGALDAATNERSFRFGSYQASNSAFSGIGIQQQGGQYGLGGLIEALEQDGLFKVLAEPNLVALSGEQAEFLAGGEFPIPVPQDGDSVTIQYKPFGVALKFTPYVLSENRIRVQVQPEVSEISNERTFTTTDGFVAPSLITRRASTTVELAPGEGFMIAGLIRDTMVSQINQLPGAGEIPVLSALFRSASYQRNETELVIAVTPYLVDPTKAGDIKLPTDDFRPASFMESIFYGALGAPTDATPTAEGPVGFMVD, encoded by the coding sequence ATGGTTCGGTCGCGCCTCGCACGTGTTCTTAGCGCGTGTTTGATAGTATTGGGCTTGAACATGCTTTCGCATGAAGCCTTTGCTGCGAGTAAGCCGGGGACCTTCTATGTACCCATTAATCGCTCTGAATTATTGACCACTTCGGTAGATATGGGTGAGGTCATCATCACGGATCCCGAAGTCGCCGACGTGTATGTGCACGGCAAAAATAAAGTCTCGGTGATTGGTAAACAAATCGGCCAGACCACTTTGCGTGTATTTGATGGCAAATCGCGCCTCATTCGCAGCGTCGATGTGTATGTCGTCTATGACCTTCCAGCGATTCGCAAAGCACTGCGCGAGTTCTTACCATATGAGCGCATTGGCGTGGAGATGGTGAATACGCGCATTGCGCTGACTGGCGAAGTATCAAGTGCAGAAACAGCGGCAACTGCCGTTGAAATCGCCGAGCAATTCGTGGCAGGTAAGTTGACGAAAGACGAAGCCAAATCGCGTCCCGTTCGTGATGGCGACGCCGAGCGCTCGCCTATTCTGAATCTCATGAAAATCACCGCAGGCCAGCAAGTGATGTTGAGAATTCGTATCGGTGAAATCCAACGTACGGCGCTCAAAAATCTTGGTGTGAATTTGCAGGCGGTGAAAAGCGGTAGCCTAAGCTTTAACATCGGAACAGGTGGCGGACGTTTGGGTGCATTAGATGCCGCCACGAACGAGCGTTCTTTCCGATTCGGTAGTTATCAGGCTTCTAATAGCGCGTTTTCTGGTATTGGCATCCAGCAACAAGGCGGGCAATATGGTTTGGGTGGATTGATTGAAGCGCTGGAGCAGGATGGGCTATTCAAGGTATTAGCTGAGCCAAATCTGGTGGCACTTTCGGGCGAGCAGGCGGAGTTCTTGGCAGGTGGCGAATTCCCGATTCCCGTACCTCAAGACGGTGACAGTGTTACCATTCAATATAAACCCTTTGGTGTGGCGCTTAAGTTCACGCCCTACGTGCTGAGCGAGAATCGTATCCGCGTTCAGGTGCAGCCTGAGGTATCCGAAATCAGCAATGAGCGCACCTTCACCACTACGGATGGTTTTGTCGCTCCTTCGCTTATCACGCGTCGCGCTTCTACTACGGTGGAGCTTGCGCCAGGTGAAGGGTTCATGATTGCGGGCTTGATTCGCGACACCATGGTTTCCCAAATCAATCAGCTCCCAGGTGCGGGTGAAATTCCAGTGCTTTCGGCATTATTCCGTTCCGCTTCCTATCAGCGCAATGAAACGGAATTGGTGATTGCTGTAACGCCTTATTTGGTGGATCCAACCAAAGCGGGCGACATTAAATTACCGACCGATGATTTCAGACCCGCCAGCTTCATGGAGTCGATTTTCTACGGAGCACTTGGCGCACCGACCGATGCAACACCTACTGCAGAGGGGCCCGTTGGGTTTATGGTAGACTAA
- a CDS encoding CpaF family protein: MFGKKPLEASATPAAPAATTAAPNPSVPFIPEGEHELYRYLDSKLETADYRAAKQALLADMVDQIDFQALERMDVDVRRRKVREASEKLLPNVPIPLTAPQISLIKDQAMDEILGFGPIEPLLKDADVNDIMINTHKRIYIERHGKIFLTDITFLSEEHLLGVIQRIVSRVGRRVDEANPMVDARMPDGSRFNAIIPPLALDGALVSIRKFKKNKLSLEQYVDYGSLSPAMAKFLAICGRVRMNIIISGGTGSGKTTLLNALSAHIEATERVITIEDAAELQLVQPHVLRLETRPASIEGKGEVNQRQLVRNALRMRPDRIILGEMRGDEAIDVLSAMNTGHDGSMATIHANTPRDCLSRIENLVAMSSVSIGVSSLRYQIASALNLIVQIQRMRDGKRRIVQIEEVTGFDSQTIQSQTLFQYRVKGVRADGTLDGEYEAMPFKPRMAEQAEYYGLVDELMSCFPRPV; encoded by the coding sequence ATGTTTGGTAAAAAACCTCTCGAAGCTTCTGCAACACCAGCAGCGCCAGCAGCTACCACTGCTGCGCCAAACCCTTCAGTGCCCTTCATACCAGAAGGTGAGCATGAGCTTTATCGCTATCTGGATTCCAAATTAGAAACGGCGGATTATCGCGCTGCTAAGCAGGCGTTGCTTGCTGATATGGTCGATCAAATCGATTTTCAGGCACTAGAGCGCATGGATGTGGATGTGCGTCGTCGCAAAGTGCGTGAAGCATCCGAGAAGCTATTACCAAACGTTCCTATTCCGCTTACCGCGCCGCAAATCTCGCTGATAAAAGATCAGGCGATGGACGAGATTTTAGGATTTGGCCCCATTGAGCCGCTCCTCAAAGATGCTGACGTCAACGATATCATGATTAATACGCATAAGCGCATTTACATCGAGCGCCATGGCAAAATTTTTCTCACCGATATTACGTTTTTGAGTGAAGAGCATCTGCTGGGCGTGATTCAACGCATTGTTTCACGCGTTGGTCGTAGGGTCGATGAAGCCAACCCGATGGTCGATGCGCGTATGCCAGACGGCTCGCGTTTCAACGCGATTATTCCGCCACTTGCGCTGGATGGTGCGCTGGTTTCGATTCGTAAATTCAAAAAGAATAAGCTCTCGCTCGAACAATATGTAGATTATGGTTCGCTCTCGCCCGCCATGGCAAAATTCTTGGCGATTTGCGGCCGCGTGCGCATGAATATTATTATCTCGGGTGGTACGGGTTCAGGAAAAACAACCCTACTCAATGCGCTTTCTGCCCATATTGAGGCGACCGAGCGCGTCATCACGATTGAGGACGCGGCAGAGCTGCAATTGGTGCAACCACATGTGCTGCGCTTAGAAACACGCCCTGCTTCGATTGAGGGCAAGGGCGAGGTGAATCAACGCCAACTGGTGCGCAACGCGCTTCGTATGCGCCCTGATCGCATCATTCTTGGTGAGATGCGCGGTGACGAGGCCATAGACGTATTGTCTGCCATGAACACGGGCCACGATGGTTCGATGGCAACCATTCACGCCAACACACCGCGTGATTGCTTGTCGCGTATTGAGAATCTGGTGGCGATGTCTTCGGTAAGTATTGGTGTTAGTTCGTTGCGCTATCAAATCGCCAGCGCGCTGAATCTCATCGTGCAGATTCAACGTATGCGAGATGGCAAGCGTCGCATTGTACAAATTGAAGAGGTCACGGGTTTTGACTCGCAGACTATTCAGTCGCAGACCTTGTTCCAATATCGCGTCAAAGGCGTGCGCGCTGATGGTACGCTAGATGGTGAATATGAAGCGATGCCGTTCAAGCCGCGCATGGCCGAACAAGCTGAATATTACGGGCTAGTGGATGAACTTATGTCGTGCTTCCCACGACCCGTATAG
- a CDS encoding type II secretion system F family protein, with amino-acid sequence MEVFLFALGVGIVSYIAFAILFPKAIPSDASDYTKQALERIYQETQGTNDTATILKDQLLEESALVRAVFGWRIMQPIYEAAVQAGYLHQLRFLVTLMLAGFGISLVLFIGLGITLPAALLLASLLGYYLPYRHCVRAVRKRNRQFLDQFPDALDMIVRSVRSGFPLTTALQMLADNSQSPVKEEFRQVVDELGMGRNLNQALARLAVRINEPDIRFFVVVLTVQQETGGNLAEIINNLSSIIRKRKQLRHKIRAMTSEGRATAWVLGLLPVFVFCALYAMQPTYLMPFFTDPIGMMMFGTALGLLGICVFVVKQMIDVEI; translated from the coding sequence TTGGAAGTATTTCTCTTCGCATTAGGTGTGGGCATTGTGAGCTACATCGCGTTCGCGATACTATTTCCGAAGGCTATTCCGAGCGATGCGAGTGATTACACCAAGCAAGCGCTAGAACGCATCTATCAAGAAACGCAAGGCACGAACGATACGGCCACTATTCTCAAAGACCAGCTTCTGGAAGAGTCCGCGCTGGTGCGTGCGGTATTTGGCTGGCGCATCATGCAGCCTATTTATGAAGCGGCTGTGCAAGCGGGATATCTGCATCAATTGCGCTTCTTGGTGACGTTAATGCTGGCCGGATTTGGTATCAGCCTTGTTTTATTTATAGGGCTTGGCATCACGCTGCCAGCCGCTTTGCTGTTGGCAAGTTTGCTTGGTTATTATCTGCCATACCGCCATTGCGTGCGTGCAGTACGTAAGCGTAATCGCCAGTTTCTTGACCAGTTTCCCGATGCGCTCGATATGATTGTGCGCAGTGTGCGTTCAGGCTTTCCGCTCACTACCGCGCTGCAGATGCTGGCTGATAATTCGCAATCACCCGTTAAAGAAGAATTCCGCCAGGTGGTGGATGAGCTGGGTATGGGTCGTAATTTGAATCAAGCTTTAGCACGGCTTGCGGTACGTATTAATGAGCCCGATATTCGCTTTTTCGTGGTTGTACTCACGGTTCAGCAAGAGACGGGTGGCAACTTGGCAGAGATCATCAACAATCTTTCCAGCATCATCCGCAAACGCAAGCAGCTACGACACAAAATTCGCGCTATGACTTCCGAAGGCCGCGCGACGGCATGGGTGCTGGGCCTATTGCCAGTATTTGTGTTCTGCGCGCTTTATGCCATGCAGCCTACGTACCTGATGCCATTCTTCACTGACCCTATCGGTATGATGATGTTTGGTACCGCGCTTGGGCTGCTCGGCATCTGTGTCTTCGTCGTAAAACAGATGATTGACGTGGAGATATAA
- a CDS encoding type II secretion system F family protein, producing the protein MQLLGAGLVGLVVFLSYLAFDQFLANRRRKDSLRIRIAADGTRITEDSEGSIGLDKELSMRAKTLAGILRMMGVNVEEATRKLEVRFARAGNPSPDAPIFYLFFQRVVSIVLLMLALTFVATPADGTRKILFIVMGLFIGFIAVFGAYFFLQNAISKRQSLLIKAFPDTLDLLLICVESGLALDASLNRVCGELGRAFPEMTQELNRTRLELALLNDRTKALSNLAERTDLLAFRSLTATLIQSERFGTSLTDTLRVLSEDFRLQRLAKAEEKAARLPVLLTIPLVFLLMPAFMLIILGPAIISFMRDGSALTGG; encoded by the coding sequence ATGCAACTTCTTGGCGCAGGTCTGGTTGGGTTGGTAGTGTTTCTAAGCTATCTCGCGTTTGACCAATTTTTGGCCAATCGCCGCCGCAAAGATTCGCTGCGCATTCGTATCGCGGCTGATGGCACACGCATTACCGAAGACTCTGAAGGCTCAATTGGTCTTGATAAAGAGCTTTCCATGCGCGCTAAAACGCTGGCAGGTATTCTACGCATGATGGGCGTGAATGTTGAAGAAGCGACGCGCAAACTAGAGGTGCGTTTCGCCCGCGCGGGCAATCCTTCTCCCGATGCGCCGATTTTCTATCTCTTCTTCCAGCGCGTGGTGAGCATTGTATTGCTAATGTTAGCACTGACATTTGTCGCCACCCCTGCAGACGGCACGCGCAAAATCCTTTTTATCGTGATGGGTTTATTCATCGGATTTATTGCCGTGTTCGGCGCCTATTTCTTTTTACAAAACGCCATTAGCAAGCGCCAAAGCCTGCTCATCAAGGCTTTCCCTGATACGCTCGATTTGCTGCTCATTTGCGTTGAATCGGGGCTAGCGCTGGATGCATCGCTCAACCGCGTGTGTGGCGAATTGGGACGCGCTTTTCCTGAAATGACGCAAGAGCTGAACCGCACGCGTCTGGAATTGGCATTGCTGAATGACCGCACCAAGGCGCTTTCTAACCTTGCTGAGCGCACAGACTTGCTCGCCTTCCGATCACTTACTGCCACGCTCATTCAATCCGAACGCTTCGGTACATCGCTCACCGATACGCTCAGAGTATTGTCCGAGGACTTCAGATTACAGCGCCTCGCAAAGGCGGAGGAAAAGGCCGCACGCCTGCCTGTATTGCTAACCATCCCACTTGTGTTCTTGTTGATGCCCGCCTTCATGCTCATCATCCTTGGGCCTGCGATTATCAGCTTCATGCGTGATGGTAGTGCTTTAACCGGCGGCTAA
- the uvrB gene encoding excinuclease ABC subunit UvrB codes for MASSLQVISEYEPRGDQPQAIAQLVKGLEAQAKNQVLLGVTGSGKTFTMAKVIEATNRPALILAHNKTLAAQLYNEMKHFFPNNAVEYFVSYYDYYQPEAYVAKSDTYIEKESQINEQIDRMRHSATRSLLERRDVIVVASVSCIYGIGSVETYLSMTKKFKIGDEITQKELLALFVQLLYKRNDMAFVRGAFRVRGDSVDIFPAHLEDRAWRLSFFGDEIETIYEFDPLTGERGETLSEITLYANSHYVTPKPTLEAAIKDIKTDLKARLDWLHANGKLLEAQRLEQRTQFDLEMLMETGMCRGIENYSRYLSGTAPGEPPPTLFQYLPQNALLFVDESHVTLPQVRGMYNGDQARKRVLSEHGFRLPSCLDNRPLKFEEWDAMRPQTICVSATPSELELGWTNGLFAEQVIRPTGLVDPQCIIKPVGLQVDDLLSEVKQQVKLGQRTLVTTLTKRMAEELSEYMDEAGIKVRYLHSDIDTLERIQIIRDLRVGVFDVLIGVNLLREGLDIPECGLMAILDADKEGFLRSKTALIQTIGRAARNVNSKVILYADKMTDSLKGAIAETDRRRSIQEAYNKKHNITPQSVKASLSDIRQSVEEQDYLTVDVKESGLEDFTGTSLEVQIEKLKKQMLKAANDLEFETAARLRDEVKRMESMLLELPATPIAKATGKAPKTRKKKA; via the coding sequence ATGGCTTCTTCATTACAGGTTATCTCCGAGTATGAACCGCGCGGCGACCAGCCGCAGGCAATTGCGCAGCTTGTCAAAGGCTTGGAAGCACAGGCGAAAAATCAGGTGCTGCTCGGTGTGACGGGTTCAGGCAAAACCTTCACCATGGCGAAGGTGATCGAGGCAACGAATCGCCCCGCCTTGATTCTGGCACATAATAAAACCCTCGCCGCGCAACTTTATAACGAAATGAAGCATTTCTTCCCCAACAATGCGGTGGAATATTTTGTTTCCTATTACGATTATTATCAGCCCGAAGCGTATGTTGCGAAAAGCGATACGTACATCGAGAAAGAATCGCAGATTAACGAACAGATTGACCGCATGCGCCATAGTGCCACGCGCTCGCTGCTGGAACGACGCGATGTGATTGTGGTTGCTTCGGTGAGCTGTATTTACGGTATCGGCTCGGTCGAGACCTATCTGAGCATGACCAAGAAGTTCAAAATCGGTGACGAGATTACGCAAAAAGAATTGCTCGCGCTATTCGTGCAGCTTCTCTACAAGCGCAATGACATGGCCTTTGTGCGCGGTGCTTTCCGTGTGCGCGGCGATAGTGTCGATATCTTCCCTGCCCACTTGGAAGATCGCGCATGGCGCTTGAGCTTCTTTGGGGATGAGATTGAAACCATCTATGAATTTGACCCGCTGACGGGCGAGCGCGGCGAGACCTTGAGTGAGATTACGCTTTATGCCAACAGCCACTATGTGACACCCAAGCCAACACTTGAAGCGGCCATCAAAGATATTAAAACGGACTTGAAAGCGCGGCTTGATTGGCTGCACGCCAACGGAAAATTACTTGAAGCGCAACGACTGGAACAGCGCACGCAATTTGATTTGGAAATGCTCATGGAAACGGGCATGTGTCGTGGCATCGAAAATTATTCGCGCTATCTTTCCGGCACTGCGCCGGGTGAACCGCCGCCGACGTTGTTCCAATATTTACCGCAAAATGCATTGCTGTTTGTCGATGAGTCGCATGTGACGTTGCCGCAAGTGCGCGGCATGTATAATGGTGACCAAGCGCGCAAACGTGTCTTGTCGGAGCATGGGTTCCGTTTGCCATCGTGCCTTGATAATCGCCCACTCAAATTCGAGGAGTGGGACGCGATGCGCCCACAAACCATTTGTGTTTCGGCAACGCCAAGCGAGTTGGAACTGGGCTGGACGAATGGGCTATTCGCCGAGCAGGTGATTCGCCCTACGGGCCTTGTCGACCCACAATGTATTATTAAGCCCGTTGGTTTGCAGGTCGATGATTTGTTGAGCGAAGTGAAGCAACAAGTAAAGCTCGGCCAGCGCACCTTAGTGACGACGCTTACCAAACGCATGGCCGAAGAGCTCAGCGAATATATGGACGAAGCGGGCATCAAGGTGCGCTATTTGCATTCGGATATTGATACGCTGGAGCGTATTCAAATCATCCGCGATTTGCGCGTTGGCGTTTTCGATGTGCTGATTGGCGTGAACCTGCTGCGTGAGGGTTTGGATATTCCCGAATGCGGGCTGATGGCGATTCTAGATGCCGACAAAGAAGGTTTTCTGCGCAGCAAAACGGCGCTGATTCAAACCATTGGTCGGGCGGCACGCAACGTGAACAGCAAGGTGATTTTATATGCCGATAAAATGACCGACTCGCTGAAAGGCGCGATTGCAGAGACCGACCGCAGACGTTCGATTCAGGAGGCCTATAATAAAAAGCACAACATCACACCGCAATCGGTGAAGGCATCGCTTTCGGATATTCGCCAGTCGGTCGAGGAGCAGGATTATTTGACTGTTGATGTGAAAGAGTCTGGCTTGGAAGATTTCACCGGCACATCGCTTGAAGTGCAGATCGAGAAACTGAAAAAGCAAATGCTCAAAGCCGCGAATGATTTGGAATTCGAAACGGCCGCACGCTTGCGCGACGAGGTAAAACGCATGGAGTCAATGCTGCTGGAATTACCTGCAACGCCTATTGCAAAAGCAACTGGCAAAGCACCGAAGACACGAAAAAAGAAAGCGTAA
- the dctA gene encoding C4-dicarboxylate transporter DctA, with protein MVPIHENAWGPMAAQKKSWLSHLYIQVLIAIGIGVALGYFAPDIGQKMKPLGDGFIKLIKMVIAPIIFCTVVSGIAHMGDMKSAGRLGVKSLFYFFCATTLALIIGLIVGTAGGAGNGMNIDVSSIDPSAVDSYLSAASATKSESFTEFLLNLIPKTFVGAFAEGNLLQVLVIAILFAWAMLSLGAKGKPILQGIDLVAQVFFKIIAIIMKLAPLGAFGAMAFTIGAYGVETLGNLLYFMVLFYVTCLAFVFVGLALLLKVTTGLSIWQLIKYIREEIFIVLGTCSSETVLPRILDKLEKLGVHKQVVGMVIPTGYSFNLDGSSIYFTMAVVFLAQATNTPLTWEQEVAILLTMLFTSKGAAAVVGSAFIVLTGTLSTLDIIPVVAVTIVLGIDRFMAEARAITNLIGNCVGTLVIGRWEKAIDLVHAKKVLSGAIEVHAASDPEDVILESHALDAASKKV; from the coding sequence ATGGTGCCCATTCATGAAAATGCATGGGGTCCTATGGCTGCTCAAAAAAAATCGTGGTTGAGTCATTTATATATTCAGGTGCTCATCGCTATTGGGATTGGCGTTGCGTTAGGGTATTTTGCGCCAGATATCGGGCAAAAAATGAAGCCTTTGGGTGATGGCTTCATCAAACTCATCAAAATGGTGATTGCGCCGATTATTTTTTGCACCGTAGTGTCTGGCATCGCCCATATGGGTGACATGAAATCGGCGGGACGCTTGGGTGTTAAATCTCTGTTCTATTTCTTTTGTGCTACTACCTTGGCGTTGATTATAGGCCTGATTGTAGGAACGGCAGGCGGCGCAGGAAACGGCATGAATATCGACGTTAGTTCGATTGACCCCAGCGCGGTAGATTCGTATCTAAGCGCAGCTAGTGCTACCAAAAGCGAAAGCTTTACGGAGTTTCTGCTTAATCTCATTCCCAAAACATTTGTTGGTGCATTTGCTGAAGGCAACTTGCTGCAAGTACTGGTGATTGCGATTCTGTTTGCTTGGGCCATGCTGAGCCTAGGCGCAAAAGGTAAGCCCATTCTTCAGGGTATTGATCTCGTCGCACAGGTGTTTTTCAAAATTATCGCGATTATCATGAAACTCGCACCGCTTGGTGCGTTCGGCGCCATGGCTTTTACCATTGGTGCTTACGGCGTGGAGACTTTAGGCAATCTGCTCTATTTCATGGTGCTCTTTTATGTGACATGCTTGGCGTTTGTATTCGTTGGTCTTGCCTTATTGCTCAAAGTGACCACGGGACTCTCCATCTGGCAACTCATCAAATATATCCGCGAGGAAATCTTTATTGTGCTGGGCACCTGCTCTTCGGAAACGGTGCTGCCGCGCATTTTGGATAAACTTGAGAAGCTCGGTGTCCATAAACAAGTGGTGGGTATGGTGATTCCTACGGGCTATAGTTTCAATCTCGATGGTTCGTCAATTTACTTCACCATGGCAGTAGTGTTCCTTGCCCAAGCCACCAACACACCGCTGACATGGGAGCAAGAAGTGGCCATTTTACTGACGATGCTCTTCACCTCTAAGGGTGCGGCTGCAGTGGTAGGTTCGGCGTTTATCGTGCTTACGGGCACCTTATCGACGCTTGATATTATTCCAGTGGTTGCCGTTACCATCGTGTTGGGTATTGACCGCTTCATGGCAGAGGCGCGCGCCATCACCAACCTGATTGGTAATTGCGTAGGCACGCTGGTGATTGGTCGCTGGGAGAAGGCGATTGATCTGGTGCATGCCAAGAAAGTATTAAGTGGTGCCATTGAGGTGCATGCGGCAAGTGACCCAGAGGATGTGATACTTGAATCGCATGCGCTGGACGCGGCGAGTAAAAAAGTCTAG